GGCTTACTACTTGTGCACGACGCCAAGATCAGCAAGTCCATTGACGATGAACTGCACTGCGATTGCAGTTAGCAGCAGGCCCATCAGTCGCATCAGAATCCGAATGCCAGTTTCGCCAAGAAATTGACGCACGCGGTCTGCCGCCGACAGGATCAGAAACGAAGCGACCACCGTAATCGTGATTGCAGTCAGGACGATCGCGCTTCTCCACCATCCCGGCGACGGTCCCATGAGCACCATCACTGTGGAGATCGCTCCTGGGCCTGCCAGCATCGGAGTGCCTAGCGGAATAATTCCCGCGTCTTCCTTGGCGGCGCCTTCCTCGGTCTCGCCGGGCGTTTCGTGAGTTGCCGAGCGCCGCGCCTGAAGCATCTCAAGTCCCATCAGAATGAGAATGATGCCGCCTGCAATTTCAAAGGCAGGAAGCGTGATGCCGAACAAACGGAAAATCAGGCTGCCGGTAAGCGCGAATGCGGTGAGTACGATGAAGCACGTCAGCGATGCTTTCACGGCCAGCCTGCGCCTCTCGGCATGGGTGGCATTGGCGGCGATCACGAGAAACGCCGGCAGCGCGGCAAATGGATCGACGAGAAAAAACACTGAGGTAAGCGCCACGATAAAAAACTGAATACTCGGCGCCATCAGAAAATTAGGCATCGGCGATGGTGTGCTGTCGCAGATAGCATACTGGGAATTTCGCGATTTCGTGATTGCGTGATTTCGCGATTTGGTCCTTTGCACAGGATTTCGATCAAAAAGCGGGTTACCGCTCTCGTTCAATATCGATAGGAAAGAGCGTGAACTACAATCACGAAATCGGGAAATCACCAGATCGCGAAATTACCTCATGGCTTTTAAGTCCGGGTTCGTCTCCATCATCGGCCGTCCCAATGCGGGAAAATCCACACTGCTGAACGCGCTGGTGGGTGAGAAGATCGCGATCGTAACCCATAAGCCGCAAACTACGCGCCATCGCATTCAGGGCTTCGTGAACGTCAAAGGGGGCAAGGGCCATACTCCAGGGCAGATCGTCTTCATCGACACTCCCGGCGTACACAAGCCCGACTCACGGCTGGGCAGCCGCATGATGCGTGAAGTGCGCGACGCGCTGGACGAGCGCGATCTCATACTGCTGATCATCGACGTCACTCAGACGTTCGGCAAAGGCGACGAATTTGTTCTCGAGTTGCTGAAGGAGGTTACGTCGCCTGTCATCCTTCTTCTGAACAAAATTGACGCCATCGAAAAACCCGAATTGTTGAAGATCATCGACCGTTACTCGAAGTTGCGCGAATTCGCTGAGATCATTCCCATTTCGGCAACAAAACGGCAAGGACTTGATCGCATTATCGACGAGGTCATCAAGAGGCTTCCCGAAGGCCCACGCTATTTCGAAAAGGATCAGATCACCGATCAGCCTGAGCGGGCGCTCGTTGCGGAGTTAATCCGGGAACGCGTGCTGGTTGAGACCGGGCAAGAAGTACCATATGCAGTCGCGGTCAAAATCGAGAGCTTCGAAAATGCAGGCAAACTGACGCGCATCGCCGCCGCAATTTACTGCGAACGGGAAGGACAAAAGGCAATTTTGATCGGCAAAGGCGGAGCGATGCTGAAACGTATCGGCACATCCGCTCGCAAGCAGATTGAGCGCCTGCTCGGGACGACGGTTTTTCTGGAGCTGTTCGTTAAAGTGAAAGAGAACTGGCGCAGTTCAGAAGCTGCACTGGACGAACTCGACTGGCGCAGGCAAATCGGTGAATGATTTCTAATCTCCTGCTGCCGTTCCCTTCGTCAGCAGATCCTCCACGTTGCATTGCGGACTGCGCCCCCGGGCTTCCTGCAGTTCCCGCCAACTCATGTTGGGACGTCCGGTATCGATCTGCTGCATGGTGATGCAGCCCGGAACGGGACAAACCAGCGCGCATAGGTTGCAGCCCACGCATTCATCTTCGAGAATGCGCGGAACGTGCTTGGCGATTTCGCCATCGCGCAAGTCGCCGCGCGGACGCTCGGCAGCGGTGATGCACTGATGCGCACCGTCTTCGCAGGCGATGTAACAAAGATTGCAGCCGATGCAGAGCTCCGGATCGATTCTGGCGACGATCTTGTAATTCAAATCCAGGTCGCCCCAATCGCGAATGCGCTCGGCCGAGCGGCCAACGAGATCCATCGCCGAGTTTAAGCGCTTCTCGTCGAGATATTGCGCGAGGCCGTCGATCATGTCTTCCACAATACGAAATCCATAGTGCATGGCGGCCGTGCAGACTTGAACCGATGTCGCGCCCAGCAGCATGAACTCCACGGCATCGCGCCAGTTGCCTGCGCCCCCGATGCCCGAAATAGGAATTCCTACTTTGGGATGTTTCGCTACCGACGAAACCATGTGCAGCGCAATTGGCTTAACCGATGGGCCGCAATAGCCGCCATGGCTGCCGTATCCGCCGACGCTCGGCCGTGGCGCCAGCGTATCCAGATCCACTCCAACGATGCTGTTGAAGGTGTTGACCAGCGAAACGGCATCGGCGGCGCCCTGGCGCGCGGCCCAGGCCATGTGCGCAACGTCGGTAACGTTCGGCGTCAGCTTCACAATCACCGGAATCGTCGCGACCTCTTTCACCCAGCCCGTAATCAGCGTGGTGTACTCAGGCACCTGGCCGACCGCAGCTCCCATGCCTCGCTCTGACATGCCGTGTGGGCAGCCGAAGTTCAGCTCCAGCAGATCGGCCCCAGAATCCTGCGCACGGCGCACGATCTCGTGCCACGTCTCGCGCTTCGACTCGACCATCAGCGATGCGATCACCGTATTCTGCGGAAAGCGCTTCTTGACTTCAGAGATCTCGCGGAAGTTGGTCTCCATTGGACGATCGCTGATCAGCTCGATGTTGTTCAGCCCGATCATGCGTTCATTCTTGTAATCGATCGAGCCGTACCGCGAAGCGGTGTTGATGATCGGTTCGCCAATGGTCTTCCAGACAGCCCCACCCCATCCGGCATCGAAGGCTTTCATCACCTGATAGCCCGTATTGGTTGGCGGACCGGAGGCGAGCCAGAACGGATTGGGCGAGCGCACGCCGCAGAAGTTAATGCTCAGGTCAGGCATGGGCCACTTCCTTCTGTCGCGATTCGAGAGCGCGGTGAATGCCGCAAGCAGCGCGTTTTCCATGGGCGACCGCGTCCACAACTTCGGCGCCGCCATTCACGCAATCGCCGCCGGCGAAGTATTTGGGATTGGAAGTCTGCATGGTTTCGCGATTCACGACGACCTTTCCTCGATCGAGTTCCAGACCGGGAATCTCGCGCAGAAGCTCCAGCTTCTTCTGTCCCAGAGCCTTTACGACCATATCCACATCCAGTGTGAACTCGGTTCCCGGAATGGGACGAGGCGAGCGTCGGCCGCTTTGATCAGGCGGCCCGAGTTCAGTCTTGATGCACACAAGTCCTATCGCGCGACCCCGCGCATCAGGAACGACTCGCACCGGCGCTGCCTGCCAGATGAACGTAACACCATCTGCCATAGCGAGGTCGTATTCGTAATCGAATGCGGACATCTCTTCGCGACTGCGCCGATAAATCATGTAAACGGTCTGGGCTCCGAGCCGCCGCGCTGCCGTCGCGACATCGATTGCAGTATTGCCTCCGCCGATTACGGCAACTCTCTTGCCAACCTGCACGTGATCCAGTCCGTTCGTCTTGGTCTTCTCGATGAACGTGAGCGCATCGAACACGCGCCGGATGTGCTCGTTTTCGATGTGCAACGCTTCGGTTCCGCCGAGGCCTACGCCGATGAAAATTGCGTCGTACTCCCGTTCGAGTTGTACAAGAGGAATATCTTGTCCCACAGCGACACCGGTTCGAATCTCAGCCCCAAGCTCGCGGACCATATCGATCTCGCGAATTGCATCAGCGGCCCGCATCTTATAGGCGGCGATGCCGTATGTATTCAGGCCGCCGGGAGTCGCTTTTGCCTCGAAGATCACCGTCGCATATCCCAGCTTGCGCAGCTCGGCAGCACACGAAAGGCTCGCAGGTCCGGCGCCGATCAGGGCAACGCGATGTCCATTCGCAGGGGCAGGTTTAAGCACTTGAATCTTGCGATCGAGCACATGATCCACCGCGTAGCGCTGGAGCCTGCCGATCTCGACCGGCTTCTTGCCCTCGGCATTCAGAACGCATGCTCCCTCGCACAGTACGGAAGTGGGACAGACGCGCCCGCAACTGTGGCCAAGCACGTTAGCGGAAAGAATGGTCCGTGCTGAGCCGGTGAGATTGTCAGTAATGATCTGCCGAATAAACTGCGGGATGTTGATCTCAGTCGGACAAGCTTTGATGCACGGAGCGTCGAAGCAGAACAGACAGCGAGAGGCGGCTTCGAGAGCCAAAGCCGGAGTCAGTGGAGGGTTGATATCGGCAAAGTTCTCTTCGATCTGCTCCGGAGTGAGTTTGGGGCCCGTATGCATGAAAACACCAGCCTACCGCTAGACGGGTGGAAAGTCTTGGGAGCATAGCATAGGGAGCTGCCAGCTACCAGCTTCCGGCTACCAGCCAAAGACAACAGCGAACACGGAGGGCACGGAGGAGATGGAGGTTTGTGTTTTGGTATTCCGACGCTTGCTTCTGGACTTAGCAATCTTATTGCTGAGGCAGTCAGAAAAACCGGCTCTGAACCAGCAGAAGCCGATCCGACCGGAAGCGGTCTTTCTTTCCTCTGTGCCCTCCGTGTCCTCCGTGTTCATCTTGCCTTTTTCTGGAAGCTGGCGGCTGGAAGCTGGTAGCTTATTCTCCCATGCCCTTTGATGCCCTCATCAAGAACGGAACCGTTGTCACTGCCACTGATACCTATCCCGCAGACGTGGCCGTAGTCGATGGCCAGATCCACGCTATCGGCAAGAACCTCCCGCAGGAGAATGCCACCCGCGTTTTTGATGCTGCAGGCAAATACGTGATGCCCGGTGGAATTGACGTCCACACGCATCTCGACATGCCCTTCGGCGGCACTACCAGCGCGGACGATTTTGAGACGGGCACACGCGCGGCCGCATTCGGCGGCACGACTACGCTTATCGACTTTGCCATCCAGTACAAAGGACAGACTCTCCGCACTGCCTTTGACGCGTGGATGCAAAAGGCCGAGTCGAAAGCGGTGAGCGACTACGCCTTCCACTGCATCATCACCGACCTTCCCGACGCGCGTATCGAAGAAATGTCGCAGCTCATCCGCGATGGCGTGACCAGCTTCAAGCTGTTCATGGCATATCCCGGAGTGTTCATGCTCGACGATGCGAGCATCTTTCGCGCTATGCGTGCGGCCTCGAAAGGTGGCGGCATGATCTGCATGCACGCAGAGAACGGTGGCGCTATCGACGTGATCGTGAAGCAGGCGCTCGCGGAAGGCAAAACCGCGCCAAAGTACCACGCGCTCACCCGCCCAACGACAGCCGAAGCCGAAGCGACGGCGCGCGCCATCGCTCTCGCCGAAATGGCCGGCTCGCCTGTATATATCGTTCACCTGAGCTGCAACGATGCACTAGAGAACGTTCGCGAAGCGCGGGACCGTGGGCTGCCGGTGTATGCCGAAACCTGTCCGCAATATCTTTATCTCTCGCTCGAAGACATGGACGCTCCCGGCTTCGAGGGCGCCAAGTACGTCTTCACGCCGCCGCTACGCGAGAAGTGGCATCAGGAGAAGCTGTGGAATGGGCTCAAGAATGATCATCTGCAGGTGGTCTCGACCGATCACTGCCCGTTCTGCTTCAAAGAACAGAAGGAACTCGGCAAGGGCGACTTCACCAAGATCCCGAATGGCGGCCCTGGTATCGAGCATCGGTTAAGCCTGATTTATTCGGGAGGAGTCGGCAAAGGACGTTTCAGCGTGAATCGCTTCGTAGAACTGGTTTCTACCACGCCTGCGAAGCTTTTCGGACTGTATCCGCGAAAAGGAACCATCGCCGTCGGCAGCGACGCCGACCTGGTGATCTTCGACCCGAATCGGGAACATACCATCAGCGCCAAGACTCACCACATGCGCGTGGATTATTCGATGTTCGAAGGCACCAAGGTGAAGGGAATGCCGGACGTGGTAATGTCCCACGGGCGGGTGCTGGTGGAAAAAGACAAGTTCCTGGGGAAAGCCGGTGCCGGGAGCTTCTTGAAGCGGGGGACGTATGCCGGGGTGTGACGGAACCGGTAGGCGCTGGGGCAGCCACTTGTGTTGCGGCTGCGCATGCCATGCTGCTGTTCATTGAGTAGATGACTGCTGCACCGACGATCCCGGCGCTGGGCTTGGGCGCCCAGCACCGGGCCACCGGCTACCACCGGCTGTTCTGTTACTCGGGACCGCGCTCCTCGGGCATCGCGAGTACGCCCAGCTTTCCATCGGGTTCCAGCTCCAGCGTGGGCGCGTATAAGCCCAGGAATTCCCTTCTCCACCAATTTCCGGTTTTCCGTTTCTCCGCCATAGTAGTGAACCAGTATTGCCACAGCACCGCCCGCACCTGCTTGGGTGGCGATTGCGGAAATGGATTGCCTGCAAACAGGCCGAGCACGTCCTTGTCATTCGTCAGCAGACGCACTTCCGTGTTGGGAACGATGCTGTTGTTGCGCCAGGTGCCCAAGGACGCGAACCACAGGTTCCAGTCGAAGCGCGGCTGGTATGGCGCGTAGATTCCCGGAGCTTCGTTCAGCTTTTGTGGTTTGTAGCGGAACGGATACGCGATCCAGTTCTGTCCGTCATTCGAACCTTGAAATTCGATTTCGTAGCGGCCGCGCGTCATCACTGCAAAAAGTCCGTATTGGTTTGCCATCCGGAAAGGCTCCAGCACCATCACCGGTGTGGTCGGCAGCGGAAAGTGTGGCGCGAGCATCCACAGCAGCTCAACTGACGTTACATAGAAGACCCAAGTAAGCATCACGGCGGAAAGCGCCAGCTTCAGCGCACGAAAGTGCGGTCGCACGATAGCCTGCACGATTCCTGTTGATACCGGCGATGGCGTTGCGGGCTCCTGAAATGGGCCATCAGGCATGAGCGCTGGTAATTGTTCTTTCCAACTCTTCGGCGAGAAGCGCGCGAGGAAGCGGTCGTCGAGCAGCAGGATTCCGAGCGAGAGGACCAGGTAATTCAGGAAGCAATAATTCGCCGTGCTGATCACGCCGGCTTCCCAACACGTGACCATAAAGAAGAGGACGATGCGAAAGCGGCGCGGCAGCAGGATCATCCAGATCAGGCCAAGCTCCATTACCAACGTTGCGCCAACGGAAGCGGCGTGAAACCAATGCGGAAGATGCTGCACGTACCATCCGATCCAGGTCGGAAGCGGACCATTCTGGTAGTACTCGTCCATGGCGGTGAAGTTGCGCCATTGCGGATCGCCGCTTGCCAGCTTGGCAATTCCCGACTCGAAGTAAATTCGCAGCCACTCCCACTGCAGAAGAAACAAGCTCGCGCGCGAAGGAGGATGTTTGCTTCCCAATCCGGGAAGCAATCCTGGAGGGGCAAAGAAGAGACAAATGAATCCTGCCTCCAGCAGCATTCCATCGGACTGATACGAAGAAAAATCCTGCGCGGCGGAGATGAACGATAGAAAACTAACGAAACAGATGATCAGCATCATCCGCGGCCAGAAGTTCAGTACGAGGAGAATCGAAGCGATCATCCCGATCCAACAAACGGCCATGAGCATGTGCGAGCCACTCGCGATCCACAGCAGCGAGGGCACATACCAGAAGCGCGCGTGAGCCATTGACGAGCGCGCGACCGCTTGAAGATAAGCGCCGGCCGGGAGGATGCCGTCAGGTCCAATGAGTCCGCGAATCTGGAAGAACAGCGAGTAGAACGCGGAAAAATAGATCAGTCCCAACGCCCGCAGAAATAGCCATCGCGGAATTAATCGGTCCCAAGCGCCGCATTCAGATGAAAACAAATTTCGGACAACAGACTTGGGCGACCAGGGCATGCGGGTGATTATAGATTTCGCGATTCGAGAGCTTGTCGCAACACATCCCTCGGACCAATCAGGGAATGTTCTGTTCCGTGTAATTTTTTTCTTCGACTTCTAATTTTCCTGCTCTGAAAAATCCGAAATGCGTTTATAGTGGCGAGTACGGCGATTCTCAAAACACGAATTGATGCCGCGAGACGACGCTAAGCTTAAAGAAGTGGAGATACCCACTCGCGTCGATGTCGTTTCTGATCGCGACCGCGAACTCGAACCCGAGTTCGACGCGGACTCGTCTCTCGCCGACACCACTCCCGAACCACAATTTCGACGCGCCGAGCGGCGCATTTCGGTGCGCAAGAGCGCACTGCCAAAAAAGACTGCCAGCCGCATTCGCA
The Terriglobales bacterium DNA segment above includes these coding regions:
- a CDS encoding lipase maturation factor family protein; the encoded protein is MGLIYFSAFYSLFFQIRGLIGPDGILPAGAYLQAVARSSMAHARFWYVPSLLWIASGSHMLMAVCWIGMIASILLVLNFWPRMMLIICFVSFLSFISAAQDFSSYQSDGMLLEAGFICLFFAPPGLLPGLGSKHPPSRASLFLLQWEWLRIYFESGIAKLASGDPQWRNFTAMDEYYQNGPLPTWIGWYVQHLPHWFHAASVGATLVMELGLIWMILLPRRFRIVLFFMVTCWEAGVISTANYCFLNYLVLSLGILLLDDRFLARFSPKSWKEQLPALMPDGPFQEPATPSPVSTGIVQAIVRPHFRALKLALSAVMLTWVFYVTSVELLWMLAPHFPLPTTPVMVLEPFRMANQYGLFAVMTRGRYEIEFQGSNDGQNWIAYPFRYKPQKLNEAPGIYAPYQPRFDWNLWFASLGTWRNNSIVPNTEVRLLTNDKDVLGLFAGNPFPQSPPKQVRAVLWQYWFTTMAEKRKTGNWWRREFLGLYAPTLELEPDGKLGVLAMPEERGPE
- a CDS encoding MarC family protein, giving the protein MPNFLMAPSIQFFIVALTSVFFLVDPFAALPAFLVIAANATHAERRRLAVKASLTCFIVLTAFALTGSLIFRLFGITLPAFEIAGGIILILMGLEMLQARRSATHETPGETEEGAAKEDAGIIPLGTPMLAGPGAISTVMVLMGPSPGWWRSAIVLTAITITVVASFLILSAADRVRQFLGETGIRILMRLMGLLLTAIAVQFIVNGLADLGVVHK
- the era gene encoding GTPase Era — encoded protein: MAFKSGFVSIIGRPNAGKSTLLNALVGEKIAIVTHKPQTTRHRIQGFVNVKGGKGHTPGQIVFIDTPGVHKPDSRLGSRMMREVRDALDERDLILLIIDVTQTFGKGDEFVLELLKEVTSPVILLLNKIDAIEKPELLKIIDRYSKLREFAEIIPISATKRQGLDRIIDEVIKRLPEGPRYFEKDQITDQPERALVAELIRERVLVETGQEVPYAVAVKIESFENAGKLTRIAAAIYCEREGQKAILIGKGGAMLKRIGTSARKQIERLLGTTVFLELFVKVKENWRSSEAALDELDWRRQIGE
- the preA gene encoding NAD-dependent dihydropyrimidine dehydrogenase subunit PreA → MPDLSINFCGVRSPNPFWLASGPPTNTGYQVMKAFDAGWGGAVWKTIGEPIINTASRYGSIDYKNERMIGLNNIELISDRPMETNFREISEVKKRFPQNTVIASLMVESKRETWHEIVRRAQDSGADLLELNFGCPHGMSERGMGAAVGQVPEYTTLITGWVKEVATIPVIVKLTPNVTDVAHMAWAARQGAADAVSLVNTFNSIVGVDLDTLAPRPSVGGYGSHGGYCGPSVKPIALHMVSSVAKHPKVGIPISGIGGAGNWRDAVEFMLLGATSVQVCTAAMHYGFRIVEDMIDGLAQYLDEKRLNSAMDLVGRSAERIRDWGDLDLNYKIVARIDPELCIGCNLCYIACEDGAHQCITAAERPRGDLRDGEIAKHVPRILEDECVGCNLCALVCPVPGCITMQQIDTGRPNMSWRELQEARGRSPQCNVEDLLTKGTAAGD
- a CDS encoding NAD(P)-dependent oxidoreductase — its product is MHTGPKLTPEQIEENFADINPPLTPALALEAASRCLFCFDAPCIKACPTEINIPQFIRQIITDNLTGSARTILSANVLGHSCGRVCPTSVLCEGACVLNAEGKKPVEIGRLQRYAVDHVLDRKIQVLKPAPANGHRVALIGAGPASLSCAAELRKLGYATVIFEAKATPGGLNTYGIAAYKMRAADAIREIDMVRELGAEIRTGVAVGQDIPLVQLEREYDAIFIGVGLGGTEALHIENEHIRRVFDALTFIEKTKTNGLDHVQVGKRVAVIGGGNTAIDVATAARRLGAQTVYMIYRRSREEMSAFDYEYDLAMADGVTFIWQAAPVRVVPDARGRAIGLVCIKTELGPPDQSGRRSPRPIPGTEFTLDVDMVVKALGQKKLELLREIPGLELDRGKVVVNRETMQTSNPKYFAGGDCVNGGAEVVDAVAHGKRAACGIHRALESRQKEVAHA
- the hydA gene encoding dihydropyrimidinase, with the translated sequence MPFDALIKNGTVVTATDTYPADVAVVDGQIHAIGKNLPQENATRVFDAAGKYVMPGGIDVHTHLDMPFGGTTSADDFETGTRAAAFGGTTTLIDFAIQYKGQTLRTAFDAWMQKAESKAVSDYAFHCIITDLPDARIEEMSQLIRDGVTSFKLFMAYPGVFMLDDASIFRAMRAASKGGGMICMHAENGGAIDVIVKQALAEGKTAPKYHALTRPTTAEAEATARAIALAEMAGSPVYIVHLSCNDALENVREARDRGLPVYAETCPQYLYLSLEDMDAPGFEGAKYVFTPPLREKWHQEKLWNGLKNDHLQVVSTDHCPFCFKEQKELGKGDFTKIPNGGPGIEHRLSLIYSGGVGKGRFSVNRFVELVSTTPAKLFGLYPRKGTIAVGSDADLVIFDPNREHTISAKTHHMRVDYSMFEGTKVKGMPDVVMSHGRVLVEKDKFLGKAGAGSFLKRGTYAGV